CTAGCCGATGGGCTGCGTCTGAGTCGAGACTCGGAGGTCGAACTGCGACAGCGTTTGATCATTTCTCCGGTCGGTGCCGACGATCCGTTTGGCCCGTTTGTGAACAACAACACGGGGGCGGGATATTTGAATCTCGCGATCGGTTGCGCTGTGGGGGTGCTTGTGTTTGCGGTGCGGCGGAACCAAGCCAAACGAAACCCAAACCGTGCGTGGCGGATCGAACGGCTACAAGATTGGCGCATCGTGGCGATCGTTCTTTTGATTGGCGTAATGATTGCGGGCGTGATGGGCAGCCAATCGCGAGGCGGATTTCTGGGGATGGCGGTGGGCTTCACCGCGCTCGGATGTTTCCATTTACGCGGCCGCGCAATGTTCGTGCCCCTGATGGCGGGAATGATCGTGCTGGGCGCTGCATGGACGTTCTTGGGCTCTTTGGGAATGCAAGAGCAAACCGGCCAGCGACTGAAGACGTTGACTGATGGCGGAGCGCTGGAAGATCCCCGGCTTAGCCATTGGCAAGATGGATGGAATGCGGGGCAACACTACTTAGTGACCGGAGCGGGAATCGGCAGCTATCGCTTCGCCTACCTGCCCTATCAACGCCTCAGCGGTCCGGGATGGTTCGTGAACGCCGATGGGATGCACATCGAATGGTGGGTCGAGGGGGGCATTTGGCTGCTACCTCTTGTGGTCATCGGGGTGCTCGGATTGATACGCCAGTTGCAACGGATTTCGCGTCATTCTCCAACGCGTTCCTGCGACGCGATACGCTCCAACGCCATTCTGGATAGCACCGCCCCGAACAGCACCACCCCAGATAGCACCGCCCCGGACAACTCCAGCCCAGATGATGCGTGCTACACCTCCGCGATGCTGAGCGCGATGACGTTCGTGTTGCCGTCGTTGTTGGTGACCCAGAGTTTTGATTTTGGGATCCTACAACCGCCGCTGTTGCTGACGTTCGCCGTCCTGTGCGGCGCGATTAGCGAGCTGGCATCGCGCCAAGCGACGCTGCGGCCCGGCACGACGACACCACGTGTCTCCCCGACGCGTTGGCATTCATCTCGATCGCTGCAGACCATCTTGACGATCGCGGTAGTGGGGATATTGAGCGTGGGATTGATGGTTGCGGCAAGCGATCTTCGCGACGCGGCGGCGGTCGAGCGGGTTGGAATCCTGCACGACCGGCACACTCAACGGAACGCCAGCGATTTGCCTGATTTTGAGGACGCGATCCGAAGCATGCAGCAGGTCGTTGCGCGGTCCCCCCACCACTCCGAAGCCCACTTGGTGCTGGCGCGAGTGATGATGGCCCAACAGCGTCGGTTGGGAGCGATGTACCTGGTCGACCAGCAGAACTTTGCCGCCAAAGAGGCCACGCGTTGGGTTTCGCCGCGCAATGTGCGCCGGGCCTATTACAGTGGCAACAATGCCGATCGCTTGGGCATCGCGCCCTTCATCCTGCCCCCTCAATCGCTGGGCACTTGGATCGAGGCGCGAAAGCACGCACTGGCGGCATTGCTTTTGTGCCCCCTGGATGATCGAGCAAGAATCATGTTGATTGAATTAGACATGCTCGACAATCACGCAGGTGCCGCCAGCCCTGAGCTATTGTCCCAGGCGGCGACATTGCGTTGCCGCAACCCACGCACCCTCCGACAACTCGAACAATTAGCCAAAGTACATCCTGGGGACACGCATAAGTAACCCATCCGAACAAAACCCGAAAACTTAAACGCAGCGAGTGAATGAGTCGGCTTCGATTTTGCCACGCAAAGTCACGTGCCGCGATGACGACCAATTACGATGGGACTAGCCTGCGGCTTTCCCCCCCAGGAAAACGAAGAAAAAAACGATACACAGAGCCCCAACGGGGCGGTCCTAACCAACCAAGGTTTTAGGGCCGCCCCGTTGGGGCTCTCGGCCTCATTTCGGAAGAAACCCCAGGGCTGCACCCTGGGCTGACATAGAGCTGCCCCGTTGGGGGCGACGAAGCAAAACAACCATTCAATCTCGAAAGCCCCGTGACCAATCCGGATCTTTCACAACCCGACGCGTACGCGAGGGACCGCATCCACTGCGACGCCCCAGCCCCGACGGGGCGGCTATTTTGTCAGCCCGCAGCGCCGCCCTGGGTTAACTCACCTTTGAACGACGACGAAAACGAACTCGACATTGACCATGAAGCTCGATTTAAACCGCGGTGATGATGTGCCCGAGTCCCAATCAGATTCTCCTCGAGCCCAATCAAACGCTTCTCGGGCACTGATCCTCCTGGGCTGGGCGATGCTCGGCACCGTGGTCGGCGTGGGTGGTGGCTATTTCGCTTACGTCAAAAAGCCGCCGGTGTTTGAATCCTCGGCGACGATCCAGGTTTCGCGCGCAAGCGGCCCCCAGAGCCAATCGCCGAATCCACTATCGCCAGAGATCGACGACCGCACCGTGATCCTGAGCGCACCGGTGATCTCGCGAGCGTTAGCTCTGGGGAAACAGGAGCCTGCGATCCAAGCGATCATTGCGGAGCGGGAGCTGAGAATCGACACGCCGATCGTCACGTCGACGGGCACCACGTACGAGGTGCATGCACGCGGCAAAACACCTCGCTCGAGTCAACAAACGACCGAGGCGATTGTCACAGCTTACCGAGATTACGCGATGGGTGATGCGAGCGGCGAAACGAGCGAATCGCCGCTCGCGATCATGCAAGAATTGCAGAGGATTCAAACTGAGCGAGTGCCCCAACTCGAGCAACAATTAAAGGAATTGGATATTCCCCGCGGGGCGTCCCTGCAAAACGACTCGGTTGTCTCGGCTGCGGCGGAGCGTTTGCAGCAACTGCGGCCGCGGATCAATGCACTCGAATCGCAACAGTTTGCCCTGCAGACTCAAATGCAGCGCGCGGAATCGCTGATTGCGGAATCCGCACCGGTGGGTGCCGTGCTGAGTGCCCTCGGGCATGCCGCCTCTTCCCTCGAACGCATTCCGCAACCGCGCCGGGAAGCCGTTGTTGCGAGGGAACCCAACTTGGGACAGGCAGAGACGGATGCAGCCCAGCGCGAAACGCAAGAGCAATTCCTAGCTCAAAAGCAAGAGCGCGAGCGAATGACCCGCGAAATCCAGCGGGAGCTCAAGCCGCTGCAATTCGAGCTGGATAACTTGCTGAAAAAATTCGGCAGCGCCCACCCGACGGTCCAAGGCGTGCAAGCCAAGATCGATCAAGTGCGACTAAAACTCGAGGCATTGCCACCACTGGGGGATATCCCCGGCGGTCCCGTGGCCCCCGGCGGGGATAACGAGAATCCTTTTGGAACGATGAAGCCGCCGACCGTGGATCTTGCCCCATACGCGGACCGAGACATTGTCGCAAGCGATCAAGCTGCGGAGACGCCAGCTTCCCCCATAGCGAATGACGCGTCCGAAGTGAATGAAACATCCAAAGCGGCGCAAGTATCGGTGTTGTTGCGGTCGCTCCGCCTTCGGTTACGCCAAGTGCAGCAGCAGTCCGCGGAGATGAAGGCGGTGGCGGAGCAAACCGCCACCACGGTTGCCGAAGAACACCGCGCCCTCCAAGAAGAGCTTCGCTTGCGGCAGGAACTGGCTCAATCACTCCTCGTACGCGAACAACTCACCGCCGGAATCCAGCACGCCGCGACCGGCCCTACGGCGGACGTGGTCCAGGTGGATATCTTGTCGCCGGCGTCTCCTGGACAACAGGTGGAACCCCAAGCGTTGCTGCATGTGGGCGCTGGCGGAGTGCTCGGTTTGATCACGGGGATCGTGCTGGCATGCCTACTGTTGGCAACATCGATCGGAGCGAATCCGCAGGACGAGATTCCAGTGACGGGACCGTGAACCGAGCAAAAAAACGAGCTGAATGCCATGCTGGATTACTCCCCCCTCGCTCAACGACCGCAGCACTGTTTTGCCGCGGGGATTGATTTGGGTGTGCAGCCTGGGTATTCTGGGCGGTTCTCCGCCAATCACCAAAGCGCTACTGCCAAAGAGATATGATGCATCGAAAAATCACGCTTGCGATTGTTCTGACGGGGCTCTTGGTCGCGATGGGTAACCTTCGGATAACGGCTCAGGACGTCGCTACCGAACAAGGGCTCCCCACCCCAGCAGTAGCGACAGCAACGACGGTGGCGGCCGAGGCCAATGCGACGGCAGAGACCATCGCGGCTGAAAGAACAGTACCGGAAAGCTTTTTCGCGTTCAGCGAAAATGGCGTCTTCAAAATTAAATTGCTCCGATTACAAACGCCCCAACAGGCACTCCAGGGCGCGGTCCAGGTCCACTTGGTCTCGGCGAATGGAGCGGTCCGCGCCGCAGCGGTGAGCGACGACGACACCGCATCCTTTAACAACACGGCGCCAGGCGCCTACGGAATCGTGGTCGCGGGACCAGGCATCTATGCGACCGTCGCCGTATTCGTCACCGATAAAAAGCAAAAAGTGGGCAACGCTGAATCGTTCCAAATGCCGGTGATCCAGGTTCGCGATGACATGCAGATCCGCAATCTAGCCAGTCATATCCCTTACCAACAACCGCATCACGCGTACGAAGATTACGAAGGGTTTGAGTCATACCAAACGCATCCCGGGAATTTTCATCGCGCTCAATTGAGTGCGGACGGGGTGTTACAAGGGCGTGTTTATGCGTTCACGAATCCTAATAGTGATCTGGATTATCAACGCACCGAAGTTGTGATCTTGAAAGACGGTCGCCAAGTCGCGCAAGTCACGCCAAGTAAATCCGGTGATTTCGAAGTGAACGGTCTGACACCAGGGAATTACGGCATCAGCGCCTCTAGCGCTCTGGGCTACGCCGCATTCGGCATCGAAGTCACCGCGTTCCCCACTCGCGGCACCACGGCTTCCCAGTCGTCCGAAAACGCCTATTCGACGCGTTTAGTCAGCATGCAACAATCCCCCTCCAGACCTCTGGGCGCGTTGCTACTGCCACGCTCGGCGGTACCTGCGGTGGAGCAGACCATCCTGAACCGGCTAAATGGTGCTAACGGCCCCGGTGCCCCGGGTGCTGGCGGCACCGCTGGCACAGGAACCGGCGGCGGACCTGGTTCTGGCGGCGGATCTGGCAGCGGGGGAGGTGGAATCGGCGGGGCCGGATTGGCAGGCATTGCTGGGATGGCGGCGTTGGGCGCTGCGGCGGCCAGCGGCTCGGATTCGGGTAACGTGATCGTTGACACGGAAGAGGCTACCGAAGCAACCGTGACCCCCACCCAACTGCCTTAATTTAGTTGCCATAATACGGGCACCTACTAACACGCTGGGTTTCCGGCGGGGGGGTGGCTTCGCTTCGGGCACCGGCCATCGGCCATCGCTGATGCGATTTACCGCTGCGAGCTTTTGCGCGGCAGGCACCTTGTGGAATCGTCTTAGATTTTCGCCCAAGCGTTTCGGTCCTGAATTAGACGTCCCATTCGCGGTGCGACAGTTCGTGGCAATCGACCGAACCACCAAACGTCCCGCTGACATCTTGATTCCGTTTGACGAAAACGCCTCGGACTCACGTCCGCAGCGGTCTAAAATGGTCGCTCCGCAACAGTCAAACGCGGGATTTCGAAAGCGGAGCCCCGGGAACCGTGCTCAACGCCAAAATGCAGTTGCGCCGCTAAGCATGCCGCTTACCAATCGGCCCTTACCGATTGGAGGCGATACCACCTAAGCCTGGACCGTGGAAAAGCTGGGGTTGTGTTTTTTGGGGTTTGCGCAATTTTCATCCCGACGGGATGAAGACAAAGCCTTCAGGATAAAGATCGCGGAACAAAAATACCTTCGCGAAATGTCCTGTCCATACCAAAGCTTTAGCAGCCCAACCTAAGCCCCCCTCGATTGCTCGCCGGCTGCGTCATCGCCCCCTCCTCCCAGCAGCGGCTAAAGGACGCACTCGACCTATTCCCCCTAACACCGCCTCCTTGATGCCCCGGGAGCGGCCTGATTCGCGGAATGACCTGACTCGCGGAATGAGCTGATGGAAAAGCAGCCCCCTAAAGCCAGATCAACGCTCCGCGTTCAGCACCCCAGCCGCGCCCCATTTCCCCCAAAGTGTCGCGCCGAACTGGCAGCGGGTCCGGAGATTCCATGCGGACGGCCGCCTGGATTTGGGAAGTTAGCACGCCATTCGTTGGCGTCTAAATGCACATTCCCCCCCTTTTTTATTTGATTTCGCCATTGAAAACTTGTTTTTGGCGACAAAAGTACTTGTGTTTGTCTCCAATGACAAGTATTTTTATTGTTGCGATACTGGCGTGGACTCGATCAGAAACAACCTCGCCGGACGATGGCGATTTGGTTCAAATCGGTTCCCACCGCTAGCCTTGGACTCCTTTGATTGAGTTGCAACGCGTTAGCATTACCCCGCCTGAGCGATACCCCGCATGTGCCCCAAAAGGGATTTTCGATGACTTGGTGCTGCGATGCATGGAAGGCAACACGAATGTTTTGTCTGCACAAGCACTGGCACGACGTGATGAAGATCGCGAGCGAGCGGGGAACGTGTCGGTTTAGAGCCATTTGACAAATGACGTGTTGAGAAATGCCGTGGGCATCAAGTTGTAGCGGCGTTCACCAGAACGTCGCCCACCGTTTTGGCGACGGTAGCGACAGCAAACTTAAAAATGCGTTCGAAAAATGCGCTCGTGCCATGCACGCAATTGCCTCGGTTTTGATGACAATCCCCCACGGTTGATGAGAAAACTTGGCGTCCAAACTTGGCGTCCGACAACGACCCGAGAAAAGACCTCCCTAAGGTACGATCATGAAATTTGCTTGCCAGATCTGCGTTGCGATTGCCTGCATCGCGGTTGTTCTCAGCGGCGAGGCGTCAGCCGAAGCGGCGAAGGTGGACTATCTGACCCAAGTCAAGCCGTTGCTGCGTGAACGATGTTACGCGTGTCACGGTGCATTGAAGCAGGAAGGCGGCCTACGTCTGGATACCGTTGCGTTGATGCGCCAGGGTGGCGATTCAGGGGCAGCAGTTGATCCCGACGACACACCCGAGTTCAACTTGATTATCGAGCGCACCGCGGACACGGACCCCGGTTCTCGCATGCCACCGGAGCATGAGGGCGAGCCGTTGACGAGCGCCCATCTCGATTTGCTGAAACGATGGATTGCCCAAGGTGCATCCATTCCCGCCGACGAGACTCCCGAAGCCGATCCCGCACAACACTGGTCGTTTCAGCCCGTGGTCCGACCGGAGGTGCCTGAAGTTGAAAATTCGAAATGGGTTCGAAATCCGATCGATGCCTGGATCGCCCAGGGCCATCACACTCACGGGGTGGTGCCCCAAGACGAAGTCTCGCGAGTGTTGTTGTTACGGCGTCTGACGTTTGATTTGATTGGACTGCCGCCGACCGCCGCAGAGATTGCCGCTTGCGTCGATGATCCTTCGCCGGACTGGTATGAAAAGGCGGTGGACCGATTGTTGGATGACCCGCGTCATGGGCAACGGTGGGCGCGTCATTGGATGGACAATTGGCGGTACAGCGATTGGTGGGGATTGGGGACACAGCTACGCAATAGCCAACGGCACATGTGGCATTGGCGCGACTGGATCGTGGAATCGCTCAACAATGATCTTCCCTACGACGAGATGGTGCGGTTGATGTTGGCTGCGGACGAACTCGCGCCCACCGATCCTGACAAGTTGCGAGCCACCGGTTTTCTGGCACGAAACTACTTTATTTTCAACCGGAATACCTGGCTTGACCAAACGGTCGAGCATGTCGGCAAGGGGTTTCTAGGGCTGACAATGAACTGTGCCAAGTGCCATGATCACAAGTTCGATCCCATCGACCACGCCGACTACTACAAGATGCGCGCGTTCTTCGAGCCGTACTTGGTGCGATTGGACATGGTACCGGGCGAGTTGAACGTCGATAATAACGGGATTCCGCGGGTATTCGATGCGATGCTCGACAAACCGACCTATCGGTTCATTCGCGGCGATGATTCGCAACCGGACGAATCGACGGTGATCGCGCCTGGCGTTCCCGAGCTGCTCGAGTTTGAAAAGCTTAGGATTGAGGAAGTGGAGCTACCACCCGAAGCGTGGCAGCCGGCCCTCCGGCCATGGGTTCTCGATGAATACCTCGCAGCGGCTCGCAAGCGATTGCAAATCAGCGAAACGAATGAGCAGAAAGCGGCTGCCACATTGGAAGCCGCCCGTAGCGCCAACGACGAGGCCCTAGCCAACGCGGCCTCCGACCAAGCGTTTGTGCCAATCCACGAAGACTTCGCCACGTTCGATTCTTCTCGTTGGCGGTTCCTCCGCGGAAAATGGGCGCATCTTCCGGGACAAGTGGAACAAACAATGGCTGGGCCATCGCGTTCCGTCCTACAACTAATCAAAAACGCTCCTCGAGACTTTGATGTGACGCTCCGCTATCGATTGCAGGGAGGCAACGTCCACCGCAGCGTCGGAATCGGTTTCGATGCCGAATGGATCGAGGGCAGCACCGAGCACGATGCGGCGGATGCGCCCCAGTTCGTCTACGCCAGTGGCATTGATGGCGGATCAAAGTTGCAGGGCACTTACACCGACAATGGCGACTCGTACTATCCCTCCAATGCGAAACAAAGCATCCCGGTGAAGCTCGGTGCGGAACACACCCTTCGCCTTCAAGTTCGCGGGGATCTGATCAATGCTTCGTTCAATGACGAACCGGTGTTAGCGTGGCGAACGCCACTCATCCGTCGCGAAGGGACGATTCAATTGATCACGTTTGATGCGATCACTTCCTTCTCTGAATTCACGTTGTCGGCGTTAGCCGATGATGTCGAACTCGTTGAGCCTAAGGAGGGGGCGCCTCCGAGCCCCAATCCTGTCGTCCAGGCTGAAGGGGCGATGGCCGCCGCGGTGGCGCAAGTCGCAGTGGCCCGCGCCGATTTGGAAAGCGTGCAAGCGCGTGCCGATGCGATGCGAGCGACATGGAGCGAGTCCGACGATGAAGCGGTTTCCGACGCCGCAGCGGTTCGCGCCCTCGCGGTCGCCGCCATCCGGGCGGAACGCAAACACGCGTTGGCCGTCGCAAAAGCCGACGTGATCGCGAACGAAAACACGTTGCGGCGAGCAGCGGAGAACAAGAAAAAGGCGGCCCAAACGAAACTCAACAAAGCCAACGAAGCTCTGAAAAAGGCGGAGTCGCTGCTGCAAGCGGAGATCAAAGACACCGATCAATTCACGCCGATGGCGGGCGCGAAGTGGACGGCGACGCGTTTTCTGCACACCGGCCAAGACGACCCTGAGGTTACGTTTCCCCAACAAAGCAGCGGGCGACGAACGGCTTTGGCAAAATGGATTACGGATCGCCGCAATCCGTTGACCGCACGGGTGGCCGCCAACCAAATTTGGACTCGGCATCTGGGGCAACCGTTGGTCGCATCCACCTTTGATTTTGGACGCAACGGATCGCTGCCGACGCATCCCGAACTGCTCGATTGGTTGGCGTCTGAGCTGATGGACAACGACTGGGACATGAAACACTTGCACCGCTTGATTGTCCTCTCGAGCACCTACCGCATGGGGTCATCGACGATGGGCCGCGAGGACTCGCTATCGAAAGACCCTGACAATCACTATTGGTGGCGACGCGTTCCGATTCGTTTGGAATCCCAGGCGGTTCGCGACGCGGTTCTGGCCTGTGCCGGGACGCTGGATGAGTCGATGGGTGGCCCTTCGATTCTGCCTCGCGACCAGGAAAAATCGCGCCGTCGCAGCCTTTACTTCTTTCATTCGAACAACGAGCGAAACCTGTTGCTAACGACGTTCGATGAAGCATCGGTGACGGAGTGTTATCAGCGGGAACAGAGTATTGTCCCGCAACAGGCACTGGCACTGACCAACAGCGCGTTGGTGCTTGAATCATCGCAGCAGATCGCCCAGGCGATCGCTGCAACACCGCTGGACGATGAGAGTTTCATCCGTCAAGCGTTTTTGGTGTTGCTGGGCATCGAGGTCAGCGACGGCGAACTGAGCGATTGCCAAGCGGCACTGACCGCTTGGCAGAAGTTACCCGAGGCGACGGCGGATTCGGCCCGCGGAAACCTGGTCTGGTCTCTGATCAATCACAACGACTTTGTCACGCTGCGTTAGCGGCCACCTATCGAGAGAGGACAAGTAGCAATGAGCAACTTCAACAACGATCACTCCCCGCGACGAGCGTTTTTGGCGGACCTGGGCATGGGCTTCACCGGCTTGGCGATGGGCGCGATGATGCACGGTGAAACACGCGGCAACGAAATCGGCTGGGCACCGCCGACCGGACAGCCACACATGCCGCCCAAGGCGAAGAATGTGATTTGGTTGTTCATGAACGGGGGAGTCAGCCAGATGGAGAGCTTCGACCCCAAACCGATGCTCACCAAATTCAGTGGCAAAACCATCTCGGAGACCCCGTTCGCCGAGACCCAGGATCCCAAGAAGTTGGCACTGGCGCGCGTCTCGGCGCCCGATGGCAATGGAAATCAGCGCAACGAACTGTATCCGCTGCAGATCGGATTTAAAAAGCATGGTGAAAGTGGGATCGAGGTCAGCGATTGGTTTCCGCATGTCGCCAAACAGGTGGACAAGTTGGCGATCGTCCGATCGATGTACACGACCGACAGCAACCACGGTGCCCAGGCCCAATTCCATTGCGGACGCCACCTAAACGACGGCGCCTTCCCCAACCTTGGGGCATGGGTTCACTACGGTTTGGGTTCACTCAATGAGAACCTGCCGCAGTTCATCTCGCTCGGCAAGCGTGAGTATTGGAACAAACGAGACGGGCACTACCTGGGGCCTGCGCATGATGCGGTGCCGTTGCGTATCGACCCGAAAAATCCGCTCGACTTCAGCAGCCCGGAACGCCCCTTTGCGGAAACCTCTCAAGGCATCGGCCAGAATCTGATTCAACAACTCAACCAGCGTCGCGAGTTGGAATATCCCAACGACCCCGCGATGGCGGCCCGGATCGCCTCGTATGAGTTGGCGTTTCGCATGCAAACTTCGATTCCAAATATCGTTGACTTCTCTCAAGAGACCGAGGCGACCCAGTCGTTGTATGGAATCGATCAACCACACTCGCGCGAGTTTGGCATGCAACTCCTTGCCGCTCGTCGAATGGTCGAACAAGGGGTTCGCTTCATCCAAATTCAACATGGCGGCGGTGGCGCCGGCGCCTGGGATGCCCATAGCGGATTGAAGGCCAACCACAGCAAACATGCGTTGTCGGTCGACCAACCGATCGGAGGTTTGCTGCAAGACCTCGACCAACGAGGATTGCTCGACGAAACCCTCGTCGTTTTTGCTACGGAATTTGGGCGGACGCCCGGCTCGCAAAAAAGTGATGGACGCGACCACCACATCTACGGCTTTACCGTCTGGATGGCCGGTGGTGGACTCAAACGCGGCGTGGTTCATGGGGCGACCGATGACATCGGTTTTCATGCGGTCGAAAACCGTCACTACGTAACCGACATCCACGCCACGATCCTGAAACAACTCGGGCTCGACTCACGCAAGTTAGAGATTCCCGGCCGTAAACGCCTCGAGATCGATCATGGCAAGGCCATCGATGACATTATCGCCTAAGCCTCGATCACCATTACCGGCGATTTTCTCTACCGGCAGAGCAAAATCGATTTCTTCACCCCTAACGGACTTCCATCACCCCGCCTGCCGAACTAATATCGCCCCCTGGCATTGAGATATTCGGAGACAACGAGCAGGCGGCCCCCCCACACTTTATTTCCCTTCAGGAATCCAGGCGCTGCCAGAATTCCGTTCATCGTTTTTTGTGGTCTTACTTTCGTTTTCTTCTTCACCATTCCAACTAACTTCACTCAAGGATTATATCCATGCGGCGCAGTACAAAACGTGGTTTTACGCTCGTTGAGCTACTCGTGGTCATCGCCATTATCGGAGTCCTCGTCGGACTCCTGTTACCCGCGGTTCAAGCGGCGCGCGAGGCAGCTCGTCGCATGCAGTGCTCGAACAACCTCAAGCAAATGGGGCTCGCACTACACAACTACCACGACACCTTCATCAAGTTGCCGATCGGCTCGCACGGCTTTCTAAGGAATTCGTGGCCCTTGGCCATCCTGCCTCAGATGGAGCAGCAATCGGTTTACGACAAATTGGTTCTGGGGATCGAAGGCAGCTCAAGTGTCACCGGTATCAATGCCGCCGTTCTCGACAATTGGGCACCTGAAGTGTATTGGTGCCCCTCGAGCGCAGCCGAGCGTATGCATCTCCGCACCACGTCTGGCAGCACGGTTAAATTCAGCACCATCTCTTACATCGGAATCGCGGGTGCTCCAACGAGCGCGACCAGCTCGACCGATCCCACCGGCGGAGGACGCTGCATCAGCGGAAGTCAAGGCTACGGATGTGCCAATGGGACCTTGCTTCCCAATCGCACCTCTCGCTTTCGCGATCTCACCGACGGGCTGAGCAATACGATGGTGATTGGCGAGTCGTCGTCATGGGGCGAAACCGCCGCCGGTGCCCGTACCGAAATTCGCAGCTCGGCGGAGTGGGGCGGATGGGCTGGTTCTGCGGCAAGCGAAACACCACCGAACAACGGGACCGGTTACACCTGGAGCGGGACTCCCTATTGCCGGAACATCACTTCGATTCGCTATCCGATTGGCTTGACTCGCGAGATCACGGGATCCGGCGGCAACCATCGCGACGGTGTTAATAACTCGCTGCACTCGATGCACCCCGGCGGAACGCAAGTTCTACGCGCCGATGGTGGCGTCGCGTTTATGACCGAAAGCATG
The sequence above is a segment of the Novipirellula galeiformis genome. Coding sequences within it:
- a CDS encoding O-antigen ligase family protein, translating into MPPCLPLSSQTANRYPYQHVLAQHILASPPPITGTVRIDPSAISIANEHNEATRAAPRRWLDAVCVLIVVAISALAIWTAWDFGGGYRRTQAAAAIGMLALMPLGCLAWWGRRQARTGDLVSLRPPLLTVLACLVWIIGVCQCLPLGSGLRGMIAPGSVAAYEDSLPASLVEEAHHDQAEWLRSIASRPAPITVAATFTRAALSGPVMFAAACWLAALCFARRRCGMLLLLATAVAGGGFAFFGLADGLRLSRDSEVELRQRLIISPVGADDPFGPFVNNNTGAGYLNLAIGCAVGVLVFAVRRNQAKRNPNRAWRIERLQDWRIVAIVLLIGVMIAGVMGSQSRGGFLGMAVGFTALGCFHLRGRAMFVPLMAGMIVLGAAWTFLGSLGMQEQTGQRLKTLTDGGALEDPRLSHWQDGWNAGQHYLVTGAGIGSYRFAYLPYQRLSGPGWFVNADGMHIEWWVEGGIWLLPLVVIGVLGLIRQLQRISRHSPTRSCDAIRSNAILDSTAPNSTTPDSTAPDNSSPDDACYTSAMLSAMTFVLPSLLVTQSFDFGILQPPLLLTFAVLCGAISELASRQATLRPGTTTPRVSPTRWHSSRSLQTILTIAVVGILSVGLMVAASDLRDAAAVERVGILHDRHTQRNASDLPDFEDAIRSMQQVVARSPHHSEAHLVLARVMMAQQRRLGAMYLVDQQNFAAKEATRWVSPRNVRRAYYSGNNADRLGIAPFILPPQSLGTWIEARKHALAALLLCPLDDRARIMLIELDMLDNHAGAASPELLSQAATLRCRNPRTLRQLEQLAKVHPGDTHK
- a CDS encoding PSD1 and planctomycete cytochrome C domain-containing protein, which translates into the protein MKFACQICVAIACIAVVLSGEASAEAAKVDYLTQVKPLLRERCYACHGALKQEGGLRLDTVALMRQGGDSGAAVDPDDTPEFNLIIERTADTDPGSRMPPEHEGEPLTSAHLDLLKRWIAQGASIPADETPEADPAQHWSFQPVVRPEVPEVENSKWVRNPIDAWIAQGHHTHGVVPQDEVSRVLLLRRLTFDLIGLPPTAAEIAACVDDPSPDWYEKAVDRLLDDPRHGQRWARHWMDNWRYSDWWGLGTQLRNSQRHMWHWRDWIVESLNNDLPYDEMVRLMLAADELAPTDPDKLRATGFLARNYFIFNRNTWLDQTVEHVGKGFLGLTMNCAKCHDHKFDPIDHADYYKMRAFFEPYLVRLDMVPGELNVDNNGIPRVFDAMLDKPTYRFIRGDDSQPDESTVIAPGVPELLEFEKLRIEEVELPPEAWQPALRPWVLDEYLAAARKRLQISETNEQKAAATLEAARSANDEALANAASDQAFVPIHEDFATFDSSRWRFLRGKWAHLPGQVEQTMAGPSRSVLQLIKNAPRDFDVTLRYRLQGGNVHRSVGIGFDAEWIEGSTEHDAADAPQFVYASGIDGGSKLQGTYTDNGDSYYPSNAKQSIPVKLGAEHTLRLQVRGDLINASFNDEPVLAWRTPLIRREGTIQLITFDAITSFSEFTLSALADDVELVEPKEGAPPSPNPVVQAEGAMAAAVAQVAVARADLESVQARADAMRATWSESDDEAVSDAAAVRALAVAAIRAERKHALAVAKADVIANENTLRRAAENKKKAAQTKLNKANEALKKAESLLQAEIKDTDQFTPMAGAKWTATRFLHTGQDDPEVTFPQQSSGRRTALAKWITDRRNPLTARVAANQIWTRHLGQPLVASTFDFGRNGSLPTHPELLDWLASELMDNDWDMKHLHRLIVLSSTYRMGSSTMGREDSLSKDPDNHYWWRRVPIRLESQAVRDAVLACAGTLDESMGGPSILPRDQEKSRRRSLYFFHSNNERNLLLTTFDEASVTECYQREQSIVPQQALALTNSALVLESSQQIAQAIAATPLDDESFIRQAFLVLLGIEVSDGELSDCQAALTAWQKLPEATADSARGNLVWSLINHNDFVTLR
- a CDS encoding DUF1501 domain-containing protein — translated: MSNFNNDHSPRRAFLADLGMGFTGLAMGAMMHGETRGNEIGWAPPTGQPHMPPKAKNVIWLFMNGGVSQMESFDPKPMLTKFSGKTISETPFAETQDPKKLALARVSAPDGNGNQRNELYPLQIGFKKHGESGIEVSDWFPHVAKQVDKLAIVRSMYTTDSNHGAQAQFHCGRHLNDGAFPNLGAWVHYGLGSLNENLPQFISLGKREYWNKRDGHYLGPAHDAVPLRIDPKNPLDFSSPERPFAETSQGIGQNLIQQLNQRRELEYPNDPAMAARIASYELAFRMQTSIPNIVDFSQETEATQSLYGIDQPHSREFGMQLLAARRMVEQGVRFIQIQHGGGGAGAWDAHSGLKANHSKHALSVDQPIGGLLQDLDQRGLLDETLVVFATEFGRTPGSQKSDGRDHHIYGFTVWMAGGGLKRGVVHGATDDIGFHAVENRHYVTDIHATILKQLGLDSRKLEIPGRKRLEIDHGKAIDDIIA
- a CDS encoding DUF1559 domain-containing protein, with the protein product MRRSTKRGFTLVELLVVIAIIGVLVGLLLPAVQAAREAARRMQCSNNLKQMGLALHNYHDTFIKLPIGSHGFLRNSWPLAILPQMEQQSVYDKLVLGIEGSSSVTGINAAVLDNWAPEVYWCPSSAAERMHLRTTSGSTVKFSTISYIGIAGAPTSATSSTDPTGGGRCISGSQGYGCANGTLLPNRTSRFRDLTDGLSNTMVIGESSSWGETAAGARTEIRSSAEWGGWAGSAASETPPNNGTGYTWSGTPYCRNITSIRYPIGLTREITGSGGNHRDGVNNSLHSMHPGGTQVLRADGGVAFMTESMEFVILRNLCIRDDGNVIPGDIF